One Tetrapisispora phaffii CBS 4417 chromosome 3, complete genome DNA segment encodes these proteins:
- the GGC1 gene encoding Ggc1p (similar to Saccharomyces cerevisiae GGC1 (YDL198C); ancestral locus Anc_8.445) has protein sequence MAPNDKKQSGAARLLGSASAGIIEIGVFHPVDTISKRLMTNHSKVTSLGEFNKVIFKQHSELPFNKKFFTLYPGLGYAAVYKVLQRVYKYGGQPFVNDYLNKNYRSDFDNAFGEKTGKALRSATAGSIIGIGEIVLLPFDVLKIKRQTNPEAFRGRSFIRILKDEGIFNLYRGWGWTAARNAPGSFALFGGNAFAKEYILGLQDYSQATWSQNFISSIVGASASLIVSAPLDVIKTRIQNRSFENPESGLTIVKNTIKNEGITAFFKGLTPKLLTTGPKLVFSFALAQSLIPRIDQFMNERK, from the coding sequence ATGGCTCCAAACGATAAGAAACAATCTGGTGCTGCCCGTTTATTGGGTTCTGCTTCTGCAGGTATTATAGAAATTGGTGTCTTCCATCCTGTTGACACTATCTCTAAAAGATTAATGACAAATCATTCAAAAGTCACTTCACTTGGGGAATTCAATAAAGTCATTTTCAAACAACATTCTGAACTTCCATTTAATAAGAAATTCTTCACTTTGTATCCCGGTCTTGGTTATGCCGCTGTGTATAAAGTTCTACAAAGAGTCTACAAATATGGTGGTCAACCATTTGTTAatgattatttgaataaaaacTATAGGAGTGATTTTGATAATGCATTTGGTGAAAAAACTGGTAAGGCGCTAAGATCGGCCACCGCAGGTTCAATCATCGGTATCGGtgaaattgttttattacCTTTTGATGTACTAAAGATCAAAAGACAGACCAACCCAGAAGCCTTCAGAGGAAGAAGTTTCATCagaattttgaaagatGAAGGTATCTTCAATTTGTACAGAGGCTGGGGTTGGACTGCAGCTCGTAACGCTCCTGGTTCATTTGCTTTGTTCGGTGGTAATGCTTTTGCAAAGGAGTACATCTTAGGTTTACAAGATTACTCCCAAGCTACTTGGTCACAGAATTTCATTTCGTCAATTGTCGGTGCCTCTGCGTCTTTAATCGTCTCTGCACCATTGGATGTTATCAAAACTAGAATCCAAAACAGATCCTTTGAAAATCCAGAAAGTGGGTTGACTATCGTCAAGAATACTATCAAGAATGAAGGTATAACTGCCTTCTTCAAAGGTTTAACTCCAAAG